In Streptomyces sp. NBC_00483, a single window of DNA contains:
- the murQ gene encoding N-acetylmuramic acid 6-phosphate etherase, which produces MTATPDATYADLRAQLATLTTEAFRPELAEIDQLSTLEIAKLMNGEDATVPTAVAAQLPQISAAIDGIADRMARGGRLVYAGAGTAGRMGVLDASECPPTFNTWDGQVVGLIAGGPSAMVKAVEGAEDSKELAAADLDGIDLTENDIVVGISASGRTPYAIGAVEHARARYGALTVGLSCNADSALAAAADHGIEVVVGPELLTGSTRLKAGTAQKLVLNMLSTISMIRLGKTYGNLMVDVRASNEKLRARSRRIVSLATGADDAAIEAALAATDGEVKSAILVVLGDVDGPTADRLLTESDGHLRAALAAAATK; this is translated from the coding sequence ATGACCGCCACCCCCGACGCCACCTACGCCGACCTCCGCGCCCAACTGGCCACGCTCACGACGGAGGCATTCCGCCCGGAGCTCGCCGAGATCGACCAGCTCTCCACGCTGGAGATCGCGAAGCTGATGAACGGCGAGGACGCCACCGTCCCCACCGCGGTAGCGGCCCAGCTCCCCCAGATCTCCGCCGCGATCGACGGCATCGCCGACCGCATGGCCCGCGGCGGCCGCCTCGTCTACGCGGGCGCCGGCACCGCCGGCCGGATGGGCGTCCTCGACGCCTCCGAGTGCCCGCCCACCTTCAACACGTGGGACGGCCAGGTCGTCGGCCTGATCGCGGGCGGCCCGTCCGCCATGGTCAAGGCCGTCGAGGGCGCCGAGGACTCCAAGGAGCTCGCGGCCGCCGACCTGGACGGCATCGACCTCACCGAGAACGACATCGTCGTCGGCATCTCGGCCTCGGGCCGCACCCCGTACGCGATCGGCGCCGTCGAGCACGCCCGCGCCCGCTACGGCGCGCTCACCGTCGGCCTGTCCTGCAACGCGGACAGCGCCCTCGCCGCCGCCGCGGACCACGGCATCGAGGTCGTCGTCGGCCCCGAGCTGCTCACCGGCTCCACCCGCCTGAAGGCGGGCACGGCCCAGAAGCTCGTGCTCAACATGCTGTCGACGATCTCCATGATCCGGCTCGGCAAGACGTACGGAAACCTCATGGTCGACGTACGCGCGTCGAACGAGAAGCTGCGGGCCCGCTCCCGCCGCATCGTCTCCCTCGCCACCGGCGCCGACGACGCCGCCATCGAGGCCGCGCTCGCCGCGACCGACGGCGAGGTCAAGAGCGCCATCCTCGTCGTCCTCGGCGACGTCGACGGCCCCACCGCCGACCGGCTCCTCACGGAGTCCGACGGCCACCTGCGCGCCGCGCTCGCGGCCGCCGCCACCAAGTAA
- a CDS encoding MurR/RpiR family transcriptional regulator encodes MSNDVKESFARDAPPAPAALAAKVRTLAPSMTRSMQRVAEAVAGDPAGCAALTVTGLAELTGTSEATVVRTARILGYPGYRDLRLALAGLAAQQQSGRAPAVTADIAVDDPLTDVVAKLAYDEQQTLADTAAALDTTQLGAAVTAMAGAGRVEIYGMAASGLVAQDLAQKLLRIGRHAYAHSDPHLAVHNAVTLRSGDVAVAITHSGTTGDVIEPLRVAFEHGATTIAITGRPGSPVSQYADHILTTSIARESELRPAAMSSRTSQLLVVDCLFVGIAQRTYETAAPALSASYEALAHRHQTTPRGGRQ; translated from the coding sequence GTGAGCAATGACGTGAAGGAAAGTTTCGCCAGGGACGCGCCGCCGGCCCCCGCGGCCCTCGCCGCCAAGGTCCGCACCCTCGCCCCGTCCATGACCCGCTCCATGCAGCGCGTCGCCGAGGCGGTCGCCGGGGACCCGGCCGGCTGCGCCGCCCTGACCGTCACCGGACTCGCCGAGCTCACCGGCACCAGCGAGGCCACGGTCGTCCGCACCGCCCGCATCCTCGGCTACCCCGGCTACCGGGACCTGCGCCTGGCGCTCGCCGGCCTCGCCGCCCAGCAGCAGTCGGGCCGGGCGCCCGCCGTCACCGCGGACATCGCCGTGGACGACCCGCTGACCGACGTCGTCGCCAAGCTCGCCTACGACGAGCAGCAGACCCTCGCCGACACCGCGGCCGCACTCGACACCACGCAGCTCGGCGCCGCCGTGACCGCCATGGCGGGCGCGGGCCGCGTCGAGATCTACGGCATGGCGGCCTCCGGCCTCGTGGCCCAGGACCTCGCGCAGAAGCTGCTGCGCATCGGGCGGCACGCGTACGCGCACTCCGACCCGCACCTGGCCGTCCACAACGCGGTGACGCTCCGCTCCGGGGACGTGGCGGTGGCGATCACGCACTCCGGCACCACCGGCGACGTGATCGAGCCGCTGCGGGTCGCCTTCGAGCACGGCGCCACCACGATCGCGATCACCGGCCGCCCCGGCAGCCCGGTCTCGCAGTACGCCGACCACATACTGACGACGTCCATCGCCCGGGAGAGCGAGCTGCGCCCCGCGGCGATGTCCTCCCGCACGAGCCAGCTCCTGGTCGTGGACTGCCTGTTCGTGGGCATAGCCCAACGCACGTACGAGACGGCGGCGCCGGCCCTCTCGGCCTCGTACGAGGCCCTGGCCCACCGCCACCAGACCACTCCGCGGGGCGGCCGCCAGTGA
- a CDS encoding DUF4031 domain-containing protein, producing MTVYIDPPTWPGHDRMWSHLVSDVSYDELHAFAEKLGVPPRAFERDHYDLPSHRYVDAVRAGAVEIGSKELVRRLTDAGLRRPKGRPA from the coding sequence TTGACGGTCTACATAGATCCGCCGACCTGGCCGGGGCACGACCGTATGTGGTCGCACCTGGTCAGCGACGTCTCGTACGACGAACTCCACGCGTTCGCCGAGAAGTTGGGCGTTCCGCCGCGCGCCTTCGAGCGCGATCATTACGACCTCCCGTCGCACCGGTACGTGGACGCGGTGCGCGCGGGAGCGGTCGAGATCGGCTCGAAGGAGCTGGTGCGCAGGCTTACGGACGCGGGCCTGCGGAGGCCGAAGGGACGGCCGGCGTGA
- a CDS encoding Cmx/CmrA family chloramphenicol efflux MFS transporter, producing MPLAVYILGLSVFALGTSEFMLSGILPAVADDMDVTIPQAGLLISAFAIGMVVGAPLLAVATLRLPRRTTLISLITVFGLGQIAGALAPTYEILFASRVVSALACAGFWAVGAAVAIAMVPVNQRARAMAVMIGGLSIANVLGVPAGAFLGEGLGWRAAFWAVGAASAIALVGIVTLVPKIPLPAERPRLKRELSIYADRQVWLSIAVTALAAGGVFCAFSYLSPLLTDVAGLPEGWVPAVLALFGFGALAGTTLGGRIADAHLFGVLLTGITASTVFLAALALLGHFAVAAVTLSFLLGFSAFYTAPALNAWMFNVAGAAPTLAGATTTAAFNLGNTGGPWLGGTVIDADLGYPATAWAGAAMTVVALAATVASLRLQRRTASKVVTGSGTVPDAAGLRPGPRASNAGGA from the coding sequence ATGCCCCTGGCCGTCTACATCCTCGGCCTCAGCGTCTTCGCCCTCGGGACCAGCGAGTTCATGCTCTCCGGCATCCTCCCCGCGGTCGCCGACGACATGGACGTCACGATCCCGCAGGCCGGGCTGCTGATCTCGGCCTTCGCGATCGGCATGGTGGTCGGCGCCCCGCTGCTCGCCGTGGCGACGCTGCGCCTGCCGCGCCGGACCACCCTGATCTCGCTCATCACGGTGTTCGGCCTGGGCCAGATCGCGGGCGCGCTCGCCCCGACCTACGAGATCCTGTTCGCGTCCCGCGTCGTCTCGGCCCTCGCCTGCGCCGGCTTCTGGGCGGTCGGCGCGGCGGTCGCCATCGCGATGGTGCCGGTGAACCAGCGGGCCCGCGCCATGGCCGTGATGATCGGCGGCCTGTCGATCGCGAACGTGCTCGGTGTCCCGGCGGGCGCGTTCCTCGGTGAGGGGCTCGGCTGGCGCGCGGCGTTCTGGGCGGTGGGCGCCGCCTCCGCGATCGCCCTCGTCGGCATCGTGACCCTCGTGCCGAAGATCCCGCTTCCTGCCGAACGGCCGCGCCTGAAGCGGGAGTTGAGCATCTACGCCGACCGCCAGGTGTGGCTGTCCATCGCCGTCACCGCGCTCGCCGCGGGCGGCGTCTTCTGCGCGTTCAGCTATCTCTCGCCGCTCCTGACGGACGTCGCGGGCCTGCCCGAGGGCTGGGTCCCGGCCGTGCTCGCCCTGTTCGGGTTCGGCGCGCTCGCCGGTACGACGCTGGGCGGGCGGATCGCCGACGCGCACCTCTTCGGGGTGCTGCTGACCGGCATCACGGCGTCCACGGTCTTCCTCGCGGCGCTCGCCCTGCTCGGCCACTTCGCGGTCGCGGCGGTGACCCTGTCGTTCCTGCTCGGCTTCTCCGCCTTCTACACGGCGCCGGCCCTCAACGCCTGGATGTTCAACGTCGCGGGCGCCGCCCCCACCCTGGCGGGCGCCACCACGACCGCCGCCTTCAACCTGGGCAACACGGGCGGCCCCTGGCTCGGCGGCACGGTCATCGACGCGGACCTCGGCTACCCGGCGACCGCCTGGGCCGGCGCGGCGATGACGGTGGTGGCCCTCGCCGCGACGGTGGCATCCCTGCGGCTGCAACGGCGCACGGCGTCGAAGGTCGTCACAGGTTCCGGGACCGTGCCCGACGCCGCGGGGCTCCGCCCCGGACCCCGCGCCTCAAACGCCGGCGGGGCTTGA
- a CDS encoding HD domain-containing protein, producing the protein MTQHDAPTADPDLRERWARTLRAATSDAGADPYPYADNLLARWSEPQRKYHTVEHLAAVLDHIDVLEEHAERPELVRLAAWFHDAVYRPERSENEERSAALAERALAEAGLVPEDVAAVARLVRLTVTHDPADDDTDGETLCDADLAILAAPAPAYAAYTKAVRAEYAFVPDEAFREGRAGVLRQLLDLPRLFRTPHGRSLWESAARENLTAELDLLTP; encoded by the coding sequence ATGACGCAGCACGACGCCCCCACGGCCGACCCGGACCTGCGCGAGCGTTGGGCCCGCACCCTGCGCGCGGCTACATCAGACGCAGGCGCCGACCCGTATCCGTATGCCGACAATCTTCTGGCCCGGTGGTCCGAGCCGCAGCGGAAGTACCACACGGTCGAGCATCTCGCGGCGGTGCTCGACCACATCGACGTGCTGGAGGAGCACGCGGAGCGGCCCGAGCTCGTACGGCTCGCGGCCTGGTTCCACGACGCGGTGTACCGGCCCGAGCGCTCGGAGAACGAGGAGCGGTCCGCGGCCCTGGCCGAGCGCGCCCTGGCGGAGGCCGGGTTGGTGCCCGAGGACGTCGCCGCGGTGGCCCGCCTCGTCCGCCTCACCGTCACCCACGACCCGGCCGACGACGACACCGACGGCGAGACGCTGTGCGATGCCGACCTGGCGATCCTGGCCGCGCCCGCACCCGCCTACGCCGCGTACACCAAGGCCGTTCGCGCGGAGTACGCCTTCGTGCCGGACGAGGCGTTCCGCGAGGGTCGGGCCGGGGTGCTGCGCCAACTCCTCGACCTGCCGCGGCTGTTCAGGACCCCGCACGGCAGGTCCCTCTGGGAGTCCGCGGCCCGCGAGAACCTGACGGCGGAACTGGATCTGCTGACTCCCTGA
- a CDS encoding HelD family protein, which produces MREDAEALDIRDVTANWVNAEVLQHQIDERIKALADLSHTPLFFGRLDYLHAPGADVAEGAEGEKFYIGRRHVHDAEGDPMVIDWRAPVSQPFYRASKKNPMDVALRRRFGYTAGDLTAYEDEHLTDPTEAEQTSKLLQQEIERPRVGPMRDIVATIQPEQDEIVRSGLAGSVCVQGGPGTGKTAVGLHRVAYLLYAHRERLARTGTLVIGPNASFLHYIEQVLPALGELEVKQATVDDLVAHVEVRAVDDPAAAMVKGDARMAEVLRRALRSHITLPTEGAVVVRGSRRWRVASYELEEIVRELMARDMRYGAAREALPQRIAHAVLVQMERAGEAPDDRVQNAVARNAAVKAVVKEAWPAVDPAKLVLRLLSDADFLAEHAEGLLDADEQKTILWEKPARSVKSAKWAAADAVLMDEAIDLIERTHSLGHVVLDEAQDLSPMQYRAVGRRATTGSVTVLGDLAQGTTPWATRSWDEALSHLGKADAVVEELTAGFRVPTDVITYASLLLPDIAPGLTPVASVRENAGAFEVRTVDGAGDVVAACVEALRNEGSVGLIAADARCGALGAALAEAGLAYLAPGEETTASARLTLVPASLAKGLEYDYVVLDEPAAVVAAEPDERTGLRRLYVSLTRAVSGLVVTHAAPLPRQLA; this is translated from the coding sequence ATGCGCGAGGACGCGGAGGCGCTCGACATCCGCGACGTCACCGCGAACTGGGTGAACGCCGAGGTGCTGCAGCACCAGATCGACGAGCGGATCAAGGCGCTCGCCGACCTCAGCCACACCCCGCTGTTCTTCGGGCGCCTCGACTATCTGCACGCGCCGGGGGCGGACGTCGCCGAGGGGGCCGAGGGCGAGAAGTTCTACATCGGGCGGCGCCACGTGCACGACGCCGAGGGCGACCCGATGGTGATCGACTGGCGTGCGCCCGTGTCCCAGCCCTTCTACCGGGCCTCCAAGAAGAACCCGATGGACGTCGCGCTGCGCCGCCGCTTCGGTTACACGGCCGGCGACCTCACCGCGTACGAGGACGAGCACCTCACCGACCCGACGGAGGCGGAGCAGACCAGCAAGCTGCTCCAGCAGGAGATCGAGCGGCCGCGTGTCGGCCCGATGCGCGACATCGTTGCCACCATTCAGCCGGAGCAGGACGAGATCGTCAGGAGCGGGCTCGCCGGATCCGTGTGCGTGCAGGGAGGGCCCGGGACCGGGAAGACGGCCGTCGGCCTGCACCGTGTCGCGTATCTGCTGTACGCGCATAGGGAGCGCCTTGCCCGCACGGGGACGCTGGTCATCGGGCCGAACGCGTCCTTCCTCCACTACATCGAGCAGGTGCTGCCCGCGCTGGGCGAGCTGGAGGTCAAGCAGGCGACGGTGGACGACCTCGTCGCGCATGTGGAGGTGCGGGCCGTCGACGATCCCGCCGCCGCCATGGTGAAGGGCGACGCGCGCATGGCCGAGGTGCTGCGGCGCGCCCTGCGTTCACACATCACGCTGCCCACCGAGGGTGCCGTGGTGGTGCGGGGCTCGCGCCGCTGGCGGGTCGCGTCGTACGAACTGGAGGAGATCGTCAGGGAGTTGATGGCGCGCGACATGCGGTACGGGGCCGCGCGCGAGGCGCTGCCGCAGCGGATCGCGCACGCCGTGCTCGTCCAGATGGAGCGCGCGGGCGAGGCGCCCGACGACCGGGTGCAGAACGCGGTGGCGCGCAATGCCGCCGTGAAGGCCGTGGTCAAGGAGGCCTGGCCGGCCGTCGATCCGGCGAAGCTGGTGCTGCGGCTGCTGTCGGACGCCGACTTCCTGGCCGAGCACGCGGAGGGGCTGCTCGACGCCGACGAGCAGAAGACGATCCTCTGGGAGAAGCCGGCGCGCAGCGTGAAGAGCGCCAAGTGGGCTGCCGCGGATGCCGTGTTGATGGACGAGGCGATCGATCTGATCGAGCGGACGCACTCGCTGGGGCATGTGGTGCTCGACGAGGCGCAGGACCTGTCGCCCATGCAGTACCGGGCGGTCGGGCGACGCGCGACGACCGGTTCGGTGACGGTCCTCGGGGATCTCGCGCAGGGTACGACGCCGTGGGCGACGCGGAGTTGGGACGAGGCGCTGTCCCACCTCGGCAAGGCGGACGCGGTGGTGGAGGAGCTGACGGCGGGCTTCCGTGTGCCGACGGACGTCATCACGTACGCGTCGCTGCTGCTGCCGGACATCGCGCCGGGGCTCACGCCGGTGGCGTCGGTCCGGGAGAACGCGGGGGCGTTCGAGGTGCGGACGGTGGATGGGGCCGGGGACGTGGTGGCGGCGTGCGTCGAGGCGCTGCGGAACGAGGGCTCGGTCGGGCTCATCGCGGCGGACGCGCGGTGCGGGGCGCTGGGCGCGGCGCTGGCGGAGGCCGGATTGGCGTATCTCGCCCCGGGCGAGGAGACGACGGCGTCGGCGCGGTTGACGCTGGTGCCGGCGTCCCTCGCCAAGGGGTTGGAGTACGACTACGTGGTCCTGGACGAGCCGGCGGCCGTGGTCGCCGCGGAACCGGACGAGCGGACGGGGCTGCGGCGGTTGTACGTGTCGCTTACGCGGGCGGTGTCGGGCCTGGTGGTGACCCACGCGGCGCCGCTGCCGCGGCAGTTGGCGTAG
- a CDS encoding copper homeostasis protein CutC, with product MSKRAVLEVIALDAEDAIAAQAGGADRLELVTDMAADGLTPSVDTFTAIRRAVDIRLRVMLRLADGFDAGDVSALVRAARELRAAGADEFVLGFLDEQGGPDLAAVERIVAELDGCRWTFHRAIDRAADRDALRKQLADLPGLDTYLTAGSADGVDAGLDVLLAEAGRSAAGEPGYEQQILVGGGLRLDHVPGLRAAGVSAFHIGGASRPAGWAGPVGADAVRVWREALDG from the coding sequence ATGAGCAAGCGTGCAGTCCTGGAGGTGATCGCCCTCGACGCCGAGGACGCGATCGCCGCTCAGGCCGGGGGTGCGGACCGCCTGGAGCTGGTCACCGACATGGCGGCGGACGGGCTGACGCCGTCGGTGGACACGTTCACGGCGATCCGCCGCGCGGTCGACATCCGGCTGCGCGTGATGCTGCGGCTCGCGGACGGCTTCGACGCGGGGGACGTATCGGCGCTCGTCCGGGCCGCGCGGGAGCTGCGGGCTGCGGGGGCGGACGAGTTCGTGCTCGGGTTCCTGGACGAGCAGGGCGGCCCCGACCTCGCGGCCGTCGAACGGATCGTGGCGGAGCTCGACGGCTGCCGGTGGACGTTCCACCGGGCGATCGACCGGGCCGCGGACCGCGACGCGCTCCGCAAGCAGCTCGCCGACCTGCCGGGGCTCGACACGTACCTCACCGCCGGTTCGGCGGACGGGGTCGACGCGGGGCTCGACGTACTCCTCGCGGAGGCGGGGCGCTCCGCTGCCGGCGAGCCGGGGTACGAGCAGCAGATCCTGGTGGGCGGGGGGCTCCGCCTGGACCATGTGCCGGGGTTGCGGGCGGCGGGGGTCTCGGCCTTCCACATCGGCGGAGCGAGTCGCCCCGCGGGTTGGGCGGGTCCTGTTGGGGCGGATGCGGTGAGGGTGTGGCGGGAGGCGTTGGACGGTTAG
- a CDS encoding heavy metal translocating P-type ATPase: MSAHTVAPPAQVELAIGGMTCASCAARIEKKLNRMDGVEATVNYATEKAKVSFDGGIEVADLIATVEATGYTAQEPAPPAQAAEAPEEGDELRPLRQRLITAVVLAAPVVAMAMIPALQFEYWQWLSLTLAAPVVTYAAWPFHKAAFTNARHGAATMDTLVSVGVSAAFLWSLWALFFGTAGEPGMTHPFELTIGRSDGAGNIYLEAAAGVTAFILAGRYFEARSKRKAGAALRALLHLGAKNVTVVRGGGREETVPVSELKVGDRFLVRPGEKIATDGAVVEGTSAVDASMLTGESVPVEVATGDAVTGATLNVGGRLVVEATRVGADTQLARMAKLVEDAQNGKAAAQRLADKISAVFVPVVIALAIATLGFWLGNGAGWTAAFTAAVAVLIIACPCALGLATPTALMVGTGRGAQLGVLIKGPEVLETTRKVDTIVLDKTGTVTTGRMTLLGAHTADGVERAEVLRLAGALEHASEHPIAQAVAAGAAAEVGALPAPEDFVNVAGLGVQGVVDGHAVLVGREKLLGEWEIRLPEGLARAKAEAEEAGRTAIAVAWDGEARAVLEVADAVKETSAEAVRRLRGLGLRPVLLTGDNEAVARSVAAEVGITDPADVIAEVLPQDKVDVVKRLQDEGRSVAMVGDGVNDAAALAQADLGLAMGTGTDAAIEAGDLTLVRGDLRSAVDAIRLSRRTLNTIKSNLFWAFAYNVAAVPLAAAGLLNPMIAGAAMAFSSVFVVGNSLRLRRFRGSF, translated from the coding sequence ATGTCGGCGCACACCGTCGCCCCGCCCGCGCAGGTGGAACTCGCCATCGGCGGCATGACCTGCGCGTCGTGCGCCGCCCGCATCGAGAAGAAGCTGAACCGGATGGACGGCGTCGAGGCGACCGTCAACTACGCGACCGAGAAGGCCAAGGTCAGCTTCGACGGCGGCATCGAGGTCGCGGACCTGATCGCCACCGTCGAGGCCACCGGCTACACGGCACAGGAGCCCGCACCGCCCGCCCAGGCGGCGGAAGCCCCCGAGGAGGGCGACGAACTCCGGCCGCTGCGCCAGCGGCTGATCACCGCCGTCGTGCTCGCCGCCCCGGTCGTCGCCATGGCGATGATCCCCGCCCTCCAGTTCGAGTACTGGCAGTGGCTGTCCCTGACGCTCGCCGCGCCCGTCGTCACGTACGCGGCCTGGCCCTTCCACAAGGCGGCGTTCACGAACGCGCGGCACGGGGCCGCGACGATGGACACGCTGGTCTCGGTCGGGGTCTCCGCCGCGTTCCTGTGGTCGCTGTGGGCGCTGTTCTTCGGCACGGCCGGCGAGCCCGGCATGACGCACCCCTTCGAGCTGACCATCGGGCGCAGTGACGGCGCCGGGAACATCTACCTGGAGGCCGCCGCCGGAGTCACCGCCTTCATCCTCGCGGGCCGCTACTTCGAGGCGCGCTCGAAGCGGAAGGCGGGCGCCGCGCTCAGGGCGCTGCTGCACCTGGGTGCCAAGAACGTGACCGTCGTACGCGGCGGTGGGCGCGAGGAGACCGTCCCCGTAAGCGAGTTGAAGGTCGGCGACCGCTTCCTGGTCCGCCCCGGCGAGAAGATCGCCACGGACGGCGCCGTCGTCGAGGGCACCTCCGCCGTGGACGCCTCCATGCTCACCGGCGAGTCCGTGCCCGTGGAGGTCGCGACCGGGGACGCGGTCACGGGCGCGACGCTGAACGTCGGCGGACGCCTCGTCGTCGAGGCCACCCGCGTCGGCGCCGACACGCAACTCGCCCGCATGGCGAAGCTCGTCGAGGACGCGCAGAACGGCAAGGCCGCAGCCCAGCGCCTCGCCGACAAGATCTCCGCGGTGTTCGTCCCGGTCGTCATCGCGCTCGCCATCGCCACGCTCGGCTTCTGGCTGGGCAACGGGGCGGGGTGGACGGCCGCGTTCACCGCAGCCGTCGCCGTCCTGATCATCGCCTGCCCGTGCGCCCTCGGGCTCGCGACGCCCACCGCCCTCATGGTCGGCACCGGTCGCGGCGCCCAGCTCGGCGTCCTCATCAAGGGCCCGGAGGTCCTGGAGACCACTCGTAAGGTCGACACGATCGTCCTCGACAAGACCGGAACCGTCACCACCGGACGTATGACGCTGCTCGGCGCGCACACCGCCGATGGCGTCGAGCGGGCCGAAGTGCTGCGCCTCGCCGGGGCGTTGGAGCACGCGTCCGAGCACCCGATCGCGCAGGCCGTGGCGGCGGGGGCGGCGGCCGAGGTCGGGGCGCTGCCGGCGCCCGAGGACTTCGTGAACGTCGCGGGGCTCGGGGTCCAGGGGGTCGTGGACGGGCACGCGGTGCTGGTCGGGCGCGAGAAGTTGCTGGGGGAGTGGGAGATCCGGCTGCCGGAGGGGCTCGCGCGGGCGAAGGCCGAGGCCGAGGAGGCCGGGCGTACGGCGATCGCCGTGGCCTGGGACGGCGAGGCGCGTGCGGTGCTCGAGGTGGCCGACGCGGTGAAGGAGACCAGCGCGGAGGCCGTCCGGCGGCTGCGGGGGCTCGGGCTGCGGCCGGTGCTGCTGACCGGGGACAACGAGGCGGTCGCCCGTTCCGTGGCGGCGGAGGTCGGGATCACGGATCCGGCGGACGTCATCGCGGAGGTGCTGCCGCAGGACAAGGTCGACGTCGTCAAGCGCCTTCAGGACGAGGGGCGTTCGGTGGCCATGGTCGGCGACGGAGTCAACGACGCGGCGGCGCTCGCGCAGGCGGATCTCGGTCTTGCGATGGGGACGGGGACCGATGCGGCGATCGAGGCGGGTGACCTGACGCTCGTACGAGGTGACCTGCGGTCGGCCGTGGACGCGATTCGGCTTTCGCGGCGGACGCTGAACACGATCAAGAGCAACCTGTTCTGGGCGTTCGCGTACAACGTGGCGGCGGTTCCGCTGGCCGCGGCGGGGTTGTTGAACCCGATGATCGCGGGGGCGGCGATGGCGTTCTCGTCGGTGTTCGTGGTGGGCAACAGCCTGCGGCTGCGGAGGTTCCGGGGGAGTTTCTGA
- a CDS encoding glycosyltransferase 87 family protein yields the protein MNARTRAVSPFFLLAASVATLLALCVLQSAPMADVLVYRAEGAAVLAGGGDLYGFTVTEWQLPATYPPFAALLFVPAAWIPLGVLKAVFLLGNIALVVVLVRLSCRFAGLRVTWAGVCAVAALALWLEPVFQTVLFGQINLALACLILWDLTRPPGAPCKGLALGIATGIKLTPAVFIVYLFLAGRRREAAHAVAGFVGTVAVGALVLPGASGEFWTRRLYETGRVGKAWIVDNQSLQGLVARVLHEAEPGLLWAVPAAAVGVAGLYAARAARTPARGVVLAALTALLVSPISWSHHWVWCVPLIAVVWAEGWRRTAWALAALFTARTMWLLPHHGNLDLHLAWWQQPLASPYPLAGVALLGYAVADAHRTSQPAPGAALPTLPPKAADCPSR from the coding sequence GTGAATGCCCGTACCCGCGCCGTCAGTCCGTTCTTCCTCCTCGCGGCCTCCGTGGCCACGCTTCTCGCTCTCTGCGTTCTCCAGTCCGCCCCGATGGCGGACGTTCTCGTCTATCGGGCCGAGGGGGCCGCCGTGCTCGCCGGTGGCGGCGATCTGTACGGGTTCACGGTCACCGAGTGGCAACTGCCCGCCACCTACCCGCCGTTCGCGGCGCTGCTCTTCGTGCCGGCGGCGTGGATTCCGCTGGGCGTCCTCAAGGCGGTCTTCCTCCTCGGCAACATCGCGCTGGTCGTGGTGCTGGTCCGGCTGTCCTGCCGGTTCGCGGGGCTGCGGGTGACGTGGGCGGGGGTGTGCGCGGTCGCCGCGCTCGCGCTGTGGCTCGAACCGGTCTTCCAGACGGTGCTGTTCGGGCAGATCAACCTCGCCCTCGCGTGCCTGATCCTTTGGGACCTGACCAGGCCGCCCGGCGCGCCCTGCAAGGGCCTCGCACTCGGCATCGCGACCGGCATCAAGCTCACGCCCGCCGTCTTCATCGTGTACCTGTTCCTTGCGGGGAGGCGGCGGGAGGCGGCGCACGCGGTGGCCGGGTTCGTCGGCACCGTCGCGGTGGGTGCGCTCGTCCTGCCGGGCGCCAGTGGGGAGTTCTGGACGCGGCGGCTCTACGAGACGGGGCGGGTCGGCAAGGCGTGGATCGTCGACAACCAGTCCTTGCAGGGGCTGGTCGCGCGGGTGTTGCACGAGGCCGAACCGGGGTTGCTGTGGGCGGTGCCGGCCGCGGCCGTCGGTGTGGCCGGGCTGTACGCGGCCCGGGCCGCCCGGACTCCGGCGCGGGGTGTCGTCCTCGCCGCCCTCACGGCACTGCTCGTCTCGCCCATCAGCTGGTCGCACCACTGGGTGTGGTGTGTGCCGCTGATCGCGGTGGTGTGGGCCGAGGGGTGGCGCCGTACGGCGTGGGCGCTCGCGGCCCTCTTCACGGCCCGCACCATGTGGCTACTGCCGCACCACGGCAACCTGGACCTCCACCTCGCCTGGTGGCAGCAGCCATTGGCGTCGCCGTATCCACTGGCCGGAGTGGCCCTGCTCGGCTACGCCGTGGCGGACGCCCACCGCACTTCGCAACCGGCACCGGGCGCCGCCTTGCCCACCCTGCCGCCCAAGGCGGCAGATTGCCCAAGCCGGTGA